One genomic region from Microcystis panniformis FACHB-1757 encodes:
- a CDS encoding ABC transporter ATP-binding protein, whose product MSLSSSPVSPPVKENDWSLLLRLFPYAKKEKALLFWSLILLFPLSLTGAVQPLIIGQAVSLLQKEQTWDFLAQMPLTAAINTLIIILSVSIILRLILGTTQGYLVQKVGQSITANVREDLFSHVTSLSSSFFDRSPVGRLVTRLTSDVEALGEVFASGAIGVVSDLVNILVIILTMFTLQWQLALLLVLMLFPVTALIIFFQKQYRSANYQVREQLSKLNAQLQENVVGVNIVQLFRRERFNAEMFRTINTQYRRSLDKTIFYDSAVSATLEWIGLIAVAGVLWLGGILVLQKTIDFGVLSAFILFSQRLFNPLRQFAEKFTMFQSGFTAIERIGELISIPIEIKDSNNYKEISFPEKRQTGEIIFENVWFGYKPDEYIIKGLNFTINPGEKVALVGPTGAGKSSIIRLLCRLYEPSKGRILVDGIDIRYLPQAELRRYIGVILQETFLFAGDVTRNITLGENYDFEQVKAAAKLTNIDHFIEELPDGYHTLLRERGANLSGGQKQLLAFARVAIRNPEILVLDEATASLDVGTEVLIQEALEQILVDRTAIIIAHRLSTIRDVDRILVLKRGELVESGTHEDLLTKDGLYASLYKLQMLGTDS is encoded by the coding sequence ATGAGTCTATCATCCTCCCCTGTGTCCCCTCCGGTCAAAGAAAATGACTGGAGCTTATTATTAAGATTATTTCCCTACGCAAAAAAGGAAAAAGCTCTGCTATTTTGGTCATTAATACTTCTTTTTCCCCTATCTCTCACGGGGGCAGTCCAACCCTTAATTATCGGTCAAGCGGTCTCCCTTTTGCAAAAGGAACAAACTTGGGATTTTTTGGCTCAAATGCCCTTAACAGCAGCCATTAACACCCTAATTATTATCCTGTCGGTTTCGATTATTTTACGACTGATTTTAGGGACAACACAAGGTTATCTAGTACAGAAAGTCGGTCAGTCAATTACTGCTAATGTCCGGGAAGATTTATTTAGCCATGTTACCTCCCTTTCCTCTAGTTTTTTTGATCGCTCTCCCGTGGGACGTTTAGTCACCCGTTTAACCAGCGATGTGGAAGCATTAGGAGAAGTTTTTGCTAGTGGGGCGATCGGAGTTGTCAGTGATCTGGTTAATATTTTAGTTATTATCCTCACCATGTTTACCCTGCAATGGCAATTAGCTCTATTGTTGGTGTTGATGTTATTTCCTGTCACTGCTTTAATTATCTTTTTTCAAAAACAATATCGCAGCGCTAACTATCAAGTACGCGAGCAATTATCAAAACTTAATGCCCAATTACAGGAAAATGTAGTCGGAGTTAATATTGTTCAATTATTTCGCCGCGAACGCTTTAACGCTGAAATGTTTCGCACTATCAATACTCAGTATCGTCGCTCCCTAGATAAAACAATTTTTTATGATTCGGCCGTCTCAGCTACGTTGGAATGGATCGGATTAATTGCCGTGGCAGGAGTATTATGGTTAGGCGGGATTTTGGTTCTCCAGAAAACCATTGATTTTGGGGTTTTATCGGCTTTTATTTTATTCTCCCAACGTCTCTTTAATCCCCTGCGTCAGTTTGCCGAAAAATTTACCATGTTTCAATCGGGTTTTACTGCTATTGAGCGCATTGGGGAATTAATTAGTATTCCCATTGAAATCAAAGATTCTAACAATTATAAAGAGATTTCTTTCCCAGAAAAACGTCAAACTGGCGAGATTATTTTTGAAAATGTTTGGTTTGGTTATAAACCTGATGAATATATTATTAAAGGTCTTAATTTTACCATTAATCCCGGGGAAAAAGTCGCTTTAGTCGGTCCCACTGGTGCAGGAAAAAGTTCGATTATTCGTCTTCTCTGTCGTCTTTATGAACCGAGTAAGGGCAGAATTCTAGTGGATGGTATCGATATCCGTTATCTTCCCCAAGCGGAATTAAGACGTTATATCGGTGTCATTCTCCAAGAAACTTTTCTCTTTGCTGGAGATGTTACTCGCAATATTACTTTAGGAGAAAATTATGATTTTGAGCAAGTTAAGGCAGCGGCTAAATTAACTAATATCGATCACTTTATCGAGGAGTTACCCGACGGTTATCATACTCTTTTACGGGAACGGGGCGCAAATTTATCGGGAGGACAAAAACAATTACTCGCTTTTGCAAGAGTCGCTATTCGTAACCCCGAAATTCTAGTTTTAGATGAAGCTACCGCTAGTTTAGACGTGGGAACAGAGGTATTAATTCAAGAAGCTTTAGAACAGATTTTAGTCGATCGTACCGCTATTATTATCGCCCATCGTCTCTCCACTATTCGCGATGTCGATCGAATTCTTGTCCTTAAACGCGGGGAATTAGTCGAATCGGGAACCCATGAAGATTTATTAACTAAAGACGGCCTCTACGCTAGTTTATATAAACTGCAAATGTTAGGCACAGATAGTTAA
- a CDS encoding phosphotransacetylase family protein, which translates to MAKSAKSILISSLEPLSGKSGTIVGLAHLLRQKGLEISYGKPVGNCPGYVDGQLVDEDVEFIRQLLELSPEQLRLPLIYTDVDSVAKRLQGADQQDYGNILTGYLDRVNSDITLLEGPGTLWEGSIFQLSMGEMAKILQTPILLVARYSSPLIADSLLKAQRELNNQLLGVVISDIPTDDWEEVQSLLKPYLAGQGVEVLGLLPASKLLRSISVREIVHLLGAKVLCRPDRLDWMVESLAIGAMNVNAALEYFRKGENMAVITGGDRTDLQLAALETSTTCLILTGSISPDPLILGRAEDLEVPILSVNLDTLSTVEIVDQAFGKIRLQEQVKVAGIRELMGEHFQIDRLLEKLTIGA; encoded by the coding sequence GTGGCGAAATCAGCCAAATCTATACTTATCTCTTCCCTGGAACCCCTCAGTGGTAAATCGGGAACTATCGTCGGTTTAGCGCATCTCTTGCGGCAAAAAGGACTAGAGATAAGTTACGGCAAACCAGTGGGCAATTGTCCGGGCTACGTCGATGGGCAATTGGTCGATGAGGATGTAGAATTTATTCGGCAATTATTAGAATTATCCCCCGAACAGCTGCGCTTACCCCTGATCTATACAGATGTGGATTCCGTTGCTAAACGTCTGCAAGGTGCAGATCAACAGGACTACGGCAATATTCTTACTGGTTATCTCGATCGAGTTAACAGTGATATTACCCTCCTCGAAGGGCCGGGGACTCTCTGGGAAGGCAGTATTTTTCAGCTATCGATGGGGGAAATGGCCAAAATTCTCCAGACTCCGATCCTATTGGTGGCCCGCTATAGTTCTCCCCTGATTGCCGATAGTCTGCTGAAAGCGCAACGGGAATTAAATAATCAGCTGCTGGGGGTAGTAATTAGCGATATTCCCACCGATGATTGGGAGGAAGTACAATCCCTCCTGAAACCCTATCTCGCGGGCCAAGGCGTGGAAGTTTTAGGACTGTTACCCGCTAGTAAATTATTGCGTAGTATTAGTGTTCGGGAAATTGTCCATCTTTTGGGGGCCAAAGTATTATGTCGGCCCGATCGTTTAGATTGGATGGTAGAAAGTTTAGCGATCGGGGCGATGAATGTCAACGCCGCTTTAGAATATTTTCGCAAGGGGGAAAATATGGCCGTGATTACGGGTGGCGATCGCACAGACCTCCAGTTAGCTGCCCTAGAAACTTCCACCACCTGTTTAATTTTAACCGGTTCCATCTCTCCAGATCCCCTGATTTTGGGCCGGGCCGAGGATTTAGAAGTACCGATTCTCTCGGTAAATTTAGATACTCTCAGTACCGTGGAAATCGTCGATCAGGCCTTCGGGAAGATTCGCTTACAGGAACAGGTAAAAGTCGCTGGTATTCGAGAATTAATGGGGGAACATTTTCAGATTGATCGCCTGTTAGAAAAGTTAACAATAGGGGCGTAA
- a CDS encoding aminotransferase class I/II-fold pyridoxal phosphate-dependent enzyme, whose protein sequence is MPSPESAPLISQLQKKVNSLDVPFYAPGHKQGEGIGEDLSNLLGKSVFKADLPELPDLDNLFAPTGVIKEAQILAAETFGADKSWFLVNGSSCGIIAAILATCGEGDKIILARNIHKSAISGLILSGAQPIFINPEYNPTIDLNLNITPQSLENALKLHPDAKAVMVVSPTYQGVCCDLETIAQITDHYSIPLLVDEAHGAHFAFHPDLPPAALSLGADMAIQSTHKVLGALTQASMLHLKSDRISSEKVDRALQLVQTTSPSYLLLASLDSARKQMATQGLDLLTKTLDLAATARKELDKIPNISVLDFPHSIPGCHWFDRTRLTVIVKNFGLTGYEIDDILREKYAVTAELPTFSQLTFIISIGNHREHINRLITAFQSLQSPSSTSLPLTPPPVTGNLAISPRKAFFAPTEIVSRKNALDRLSADVICPYPPGIPVLMPGELISQEVLDYLQTILDLGGTITGGSDDNLATFRVLK, encoded by the coding sequence ATGCCTTCGCCAGAATCCGCTCCGTTGATATCACAACTGCAAAAAAAAGTCAATAGTTTAGATGTACCATTTTATGCACCAGGGCATAAGCAGGGGGAAGGAATCGGGGAAGATTTAAGTAATTTACTGGGAAAAAGCGTCTTTAAAGCCGATTTACCCGAATTACCCGACCTTGATAATTTGTTTGCCCCGACGGGGGTGATTAAAGAAGCGCAAATTTTAGCAGCCGAGACATTTGGGGCAGATAAAAGCTGGTTTTTAGTCAATGGCTCCAGTTGTGGCATTATTGCGGCGATTTTAGCCACTTGCGGCGAGGGAGATAAAATTATTTTGGCGAGAAATATTCATAAATCGGCAATTTCGGGCTTAATTCTCTCTGGGGCGCAGCCTATCTTTATCAATCCCGAATATAATCCCACTATCGATCTAAATTTAAATATAACCCCCCAATCCCTCGAAAATGCCCTGAAACTTCATCCCGACGCCAAAGCGGTGATGGTAGTCTCTCCCACCTATCAAGGGGTTTGCTGTGACTTAGAAACTATCGCCCAGATTACCGATCATTATTCTATCCCGCTGCTCGTCGATGAGGCTCACGGGGCGCATTTTGCCTTTCATCCCGATTTACCTCCGGCTGCCCTGTCTCTCGGCGCTGATATGGCTATTCAGTCCACCCATAAGGTTTTAGGGGCCTTAACTCAAGCATCAATGTTACACTTAAAAAGCGATCGCATTAGTTCCGAAAAAGTCGATCGAGCCTTACAATTAGTTCAAACCACTAGCCCTAGTTATTTGCTTCTCGCTTCCCTTGATAGTGCTAGAAAGCAAATGGCGACGCAAGGCCTAGATTTACTGACCAAAACCCTCGATTTAGCTGCTACTGCCCGAAAAGAACTCGATAAAATTCCTAATATCTCTGTTTTGGACTTTCCCCATTCTATCCCGGGTTGTCACTGGTTCGATCGCACTCGTTTAACGGTAATTGTCAAAAATTTTGGCTTAACCGGTTACGAAATAGACGATATTTTGCGAGAAAAATACGCTGTCACGGCAGAATTACCGACTTTCAGTCAACTTACTTTTATCATCTCCATCGGCAATCATCGCGAACACATTAATCGCCTCATTACTGCTTTTCAATCCCTTCAATCCCCTTCCTCTACCAGTTTACCCCTGACTCCTCCCCCAGTCACGGGAAATTTGGCTATTTCTCCTAGAAAGGCTTTTTTTGCCCCTACAGAGATAGTATCCCGGAAAAATGCCCTCGATCGTCTTAGTGCTGATGTTATCTGTCCCTATCCCCCCGGTATTCCCGTTTTGATGCCGGGTGAGTTAATTTCTCAGGAAGTCCTCGACTATCTGCAAACTATTTTAGACCTCGGTGGCACGATTACCGGCGGTAGTGATGATAATTTGGCAACTTTCAGGGTTTTAAAATAA
- a CDS encoding serine/threonine-protein kinase encodes MEVICTRPHCPKPRNQCLDLDDSNLLTSIEQKYCTTCGMPLILGGRYLPERLLGQGGFGAAFLALDRYSPKKAKCVLKQFQPSCNLSPQALEKAKNLFFQEARVLEDLGREHPQIPDLYAFFPLTVKNQLTGEEEQFFYLAQEYIDGKNLEEILQQQQKPFQESEVKNILKELLLILKFIHENGSIHRDIKPSNIMLSKNGRLYLLDFGAVKQATNNPSNTQQKSTTIYSAGFAPPEQQLGNQVSASTDLYALAATCVILLTNRDPDDLYDPQKQVWNWQNYAPNISADLAQVFNKMLLANPLDRFQSCGEVLTALNTPPPSPPPSPIPPSPPASPVSPVIRKPSRFSLGETFANAAFTGFEGTLLVIALNSLVPSAGIVIAFMILGGLVLALFKKVIEGKDLPILAAITLVFLLIPQLQGTLSFPEIAIIAVMAAIGAIAITAFFRLIYQIILRLF; translated from the coding sequence ATGGAAGTTATTTGTACGCGTCCCCACTGTCCGAAACCGCGTAATCAGTGCCTAGACCTAGACGATAGCAATCTTTTAACCTCGATCGAACAGAAATATTGTACTACTTGCGGGATGCCATTAATTTTAGGGGGACGTTATTTGCCAGAACGTCTATTGGGACAAGGAGGATTTGGGGCGGCATTTTTAGCGCTAGATCGTTATAGTCCCAAAAAAGCTAAATGTGTACTCAAACAATTTCAACCTTCCTGTAATTTAAGTCCGCAAGCTTTAGAAAAAGCGAAAAATTTATTTTTTCAAGAAGCGCGGGTTTTAGAAGATTTAGGACGAGAACATCCCCAAATCCCCGATCTCTATGCTTTTTTCCCTTTAACAGTCAAGAATCAATTAACGGGAGAAGAAGAGCAATTTTTCTATCTGGCCCAGGAATATATCGATGGTAAAAACTTAGAAGAAATTCTCCAACAGCAACAAAAACCCTTTCAAGAAAGTGAAGTTAAAAACATTCTCAAAGAACTACTTCTTATCCTCAAATTTATCCATGAAAATGGTTCCATTCACCGGGATATAAAACCATCTAACATCATGTTATCCAAAAATGGCCGCCTCTATTTACTCGATTTTGGGGCAGTAAAACAGGCGACTAATAACCCTAGTAATACACAACAGAAATCCACAACAATTTACTCAGCTGGATTTGCTCCTCCCGAACAACAATTAGGCAATCAGGTATCGGCATCCACAGATTTATATGCCCTAGCAGCTACCTGTGTTATACTCTTAACTAATCGCGATCCTGATGATCTATACGATCCGCAAAAACAGGTCTGGAATTGGCAAAATTATGCCCCTAATATCAGTGCAGATTTAGCCCAAGTATTCAATAAAATGTTACTAGCAAATCCCCTGGATAGATTTCAATCCTGTGGAGAAGTTTTAACCGCTTTAAATACACCTCCCCCATCTCCACCACCTTCTCCAATTCCTCCATCCCCTCCAGCTTCTCCAGTTTCTCCAGTGATTAGAAAACCTTCCCGCTTTTCTCTTGGGGAAACTTTCGCTAATGCTGCCTTTACAGGATTTGAGGGGACATTATTAGTAATTGCCTTAAATAGTTTAGTTCCCTCGGCAGGAATTGTCATTGCCTTTATGATCTTAGGTGGCTTAGTTTTGGCATTATTTAAAAAAGTGATTGAGGGGAAAGATTTACCGATTCTAGCAGCAATTACCCTCGTTTTCCTGTTAATTCCGCAGCTGCAAGGAACTCTAAGTTTTCCTGAAATTGCTATCATTGCCGTGATGGCAGCCATTGGAGCCATTGCTATTACTGCCTTTTTCCGGTTAATATATCAGATAATTTTGCGTTTATTTTAA